Proteins from one Astatotilapia calliptera chromosome 8, fAstCal1.2, whole genome shotgun sequence genomic window:
- the btbd17a gene encoding BTB/POZ domain-containing protein 17 yields the protein MVKQAARVHAGMLFLAVCLQMEAAASAAGMAKAEGAQDGGSNGDTISHSLVLVQRLEALLIQGNGSDVSLRVETPNADEVKVIQAHALVLSLQSPVFEEILLSRNSSMLVLRESSDCASVFDKFIRYLYCGELSLRLDQATPLHKLATKYQVLSLQQGITQYMTQNLARDTPSGHVAGWYEYALQAGDVTLRDSCLQYMAWNLSSLLQSGEWVTISSQLLMSLLQRSDLILQSEMELFSALEAWIIQNDPDGLTAENALRAVRYAMIPPRELFLLQTQSTILARYQESVRDLLYMSYQFHSASPLQMAKYFDVNCSLFVPRNYLSPVWGSPWIVNNPTRDDRSMSFQTQLGPSNHDANKRVTWNVLFSPRWLPLSMRPMYTETGAMQPTRVEGGRPRIIITPATSSTDFAGVSFQKTVLVMAQQQGKVVVKHVYNFHQSTEENGDFLAEADLYRRTSEYLMDSSLFLHIVVKPLYQTLISTKN from the exons ATGGTGAAACAGGCTGCTCGCGTCCACGCTGGGATGCTGTTTCTGGCTGTCTGCCTTCAGATGGAGGCTGCCGCTTCTGCTGCAG GCATGGCGAAAGCTGAAGGAGCCCAGGATGGTGGCAGCAACGGGGACACCATCAGCCATTCCTTGGTCCTGGTGCAGCGTCTGGAGGCCCTCCTGATTCAGGGCAATGGAAGCGACGTGTCGCTGCGGGTGGAGACACCCAATGCGGACGAGGTGAAGGTGATCCAGGCCCACGCCCTGGTGCTCTCCCTGCAGAGTCCTGTATTTGAGGAGATCCTGCTGAGCCGCAACAGCAGCATGCTGGTCCTGAGAGAGAGCTCCGACTGTGCCTCTGTGTTTGACAAGTTTATCAG GTATCTGTACTGTGGGGAGCTTTCTCTGCGTCTGGACCAGGCCACTCCTCTACACAAGCTGGCCACTAAGTATCAGGTGCTGAGTCTCCAGCAGGGCATCACCCAGTACATGACCCAAAATCTGGCCAGGGACACCCCGTCAGGCCACGTGGCAGGCTGGTACGAGTATGCCCTGCAGGCCGGGGATGTGACTCTGAGGGACAGTTGTCTTCAGTACATGGCCTGGAACCTGTCGTCTCTTCTGCAGAGCGGCGAGTGGGTGACCATCAGCAGCCAGCTGCTTATGTCCCTGCTGCAGCGTTCTGACCTCATCCTGCAGAGTGAGATGGAGCTCTTCTCAGCCCTGGAGGCGTGGATTATCCAGAACGATCCGGACGGTTTGACGGCTGAGAACGCTTTGAGAGCTGTGCGCTACGCCATGATCCCCCCACGGGAGCTTTTCCTCCTACAAACCCAGTCCACAATCCTGGCTCGCTATCAGGAGTCGGTGCGTGACCTGCTCTACATGTCCTACCAGTTTCACTCGGCCTCGCCACTACAGATGGCCAAATACTTTGACGTGAACTGTAGCCTCTTTGTGCCCAGGAACTACCTGTCCCCAGTGTGGGGGTCCCCCTGGATCGTCAACAACCCGACACGGGACGACCGCAGCATGAGTTTCCAGACCCAGCTGGGGCCCAGCAACCATGACGCCAACAAACGCGTGACTTGGAACGTCCTGTTCTCCCCGCGCTGGTTGCCCCTGAGCATGAGGCCCATGTACACCGAGACGGGCGCCATGCAGCCGACTCGCGTAGAAGGCGGGCGTCCTCGCATCATCATCACGCCTGCCACGTCCAGCACCGACTTTGCTGGAGTGAGCTTCCAGAAGACGGTGCTGGTGATGGCTCAGCAGCAGGGGAAGGTGGTGGTGAAGCACGTCTACAACTTCCACCAGAGCACAGAGGAAAACGGCGATTTCTTGGCCGAAGCTGACCTGTACCGCCGGACATCTGAATATCTCATGGACAGCTCCCTGTTCCTCCATATTGTTGTGAAGCCACTGTACCAAACCCTCATAAGCACCAAGAATTAA